One window of Thermacetogenium phaeum DSM 12270 genomic DNA carries:
- a CDS encoding FAD-dependent oxidoreductase has product MADKIGRRSFIKKMAAAGATVVGAGVLAGCGKGSSSDSKIPANWDKEADVVVVGGGGTGIVAALTAREMGSSVVVLEKAAVVGGSTALSGGVIQAAGTKFQKELTEYKDDTPEKHYQYWLQAAEGLADPELVKGMADNAPANIDWLVKQGLTYVSVYGVDPIPYVDPELMTDRIHVPGGAGKAAKAGTGKIHVDILYKQAKNKGAEFMLETEVGELIYDPKKGVVGVRAQKGGKEIAVKAKKGVILATSGFDRNKDMAKALSPQQYWALETGQVFTAPTNTGDGIRMAMALGADLAGVGGTIGVPFYNVAIAPLSTNLPEVPGIYVNKYGLRFVNEATHYAYCMRAVFNQEGHEAWAIFDEETKNMGGEVIGGIFKPWSHDLSKEVADGTIVRAGTIRELAEKIGVNADNLEYTVNRWNSDTAKGRDTLFNKQVGLKPLARAPFYAAKVKEGNLGTCGGLKINTKGQVVNVDGQVIPRLYAGGMCAGGFIGPYYPGSGTAIAATVYFGRLCAQNACGEKPWE; this is encoded by the coding sequence TTGGCTGACAAGATCGGACGGAGAAGTTTTATCAAGAAGATGGCTGCTGCTGGCGCAACTGTGGTTGGGGCCGGTGTTCTCGCGGGTTGCGGAAAGGGTTCATCGTCCGATTCGAAGATTCCTGCCAATTGGGACAAGGAAGCCGATGTTGTGGTCGTCGGTGGCGGCGGAACCGGTATCGTGGCTGCATTAACCGCCCGCGAGATGGGCTCTTCGGTAGTGGTTTTGGAAAAGGCAGCCGTTGTTGGAGGTTCTACGGCTCTCTCCGGAGGAGTAATCCAGGCTGCGGGGACGAAGTTTCAGAAAGAATTAACAGAATACAAGGACGACACCCCGGAAAAACATTACCAGTATTGGTTGCAGGCTGCAGAGGGGTTGGCGGATCCAGAGCTGGTTAAGGGTATGGCCGATAATGCTCCGGCGAATATCGATTGGCTTGTAAAACAAGGTTTGACCTATGTATCTGTATACGGGGTGGATCCTATCCCCTACGTTGATCCTGAGTTGATGACGGATCGCATCCACGTTCCGGGGGGTGCAGGGAAGGCTGCCAAAGCCGGTACCGGGAAGATCCACGTGGACATTCTTTATAAGCAGGCCAAGAATAAGGGCGCAGAATTCATGCTGGAAACCGAGGTCGGAGAGTTGATCTACGATCCGAAGAAGGGAGTTGTCGGTGTCAGAGCGCAAAAAGGTGGCAAAGAAATCGCCGTTAAAGCTAAAAAAGGGGTGATTCTGGCTACAAGTGGTTTTGATCGCAATAAAGATATGGCTAAGGCCTTGTCCCCGCAACAGTACTGGGCACTGGAGACCGGCCAGGTCTTCACGGCTCCGACGAATACAGGGGACGGTATAAGAATGGCTATGGCCCTGGGTGCGGACCTGGCGGGGGTGGGAGGCACCATCGGGGTACCTTTCTACAATGTCGCCATTGCTCCTCTCTCTACTAATCTGCCTGAAGTTCCGGGAATATATGTTAATAAATACGGTCTGCGGTTCGTTAATGAGGCCACTCACTATGCCTACTGTATGAGGGCAGTCTTTAACCAGGAAGGGCACGAAGCCTGGGCAATCTTCGACGAGGAAACTAAAAACATGGGGGGCGAAGTCATCGGCGGCATATTCAAGCCTTGGAGCCACGACCTCAGCAAGGAAGTTGCCGATGGGACGATAGTCAGGGCCGGCACCATCAGAGAACTGGCCGAAAAGATCGGCGTCAATGCCGACAACCTGGAGTACACCGTCAACAGGTGGAACAGCGACACCGCTAAGGGCAGGGATACCCTGTTCAACAAACAGGTGGGCCTTAAACCGCTGGCCAGGGCACCCTTCTATGCCGCAAAGGTTAAGGAGGGCAACTTAGGCACCTGTGGAGGGCTGAAGATCAATACCAAAGGTCAGGTTGTAAATGTCGATGGG